A region from the Coturnix japonica isolate 7356 chromosome 28, Coturnix japonica 2.1, whole genome shotgun sequence genome encodes:
- the LOC107325652 gene encoding nuclear receptor ROR-beta-like isoform X2, translated as MSWLYKHGALGGWRSSIFCYGLTWKPGGVMEAETLQEELRGSQIEVIPCKICGDKSSGIHYGVITCEGCKGFFRRSQQNNASYSCPRQRNCLIDRTNRNRCQHCRLQKCLALGMSRDAVKFGRMSKKQRDSLYAEVQKHQQRQEQSGGPKDEPEPLSRIYTTSVSSGLSDLDDISTLSDGLLFDFPLTPDGSSTYYNLDLLASAQPSPDQSSLDVADTTLIKQESIYELMLEPALFAHGALEGSQLAGEISVLEIDRIAQNVVKSHLETCQYTAEELKHLAWSLYSPEEIRALQSKSCEAMWQQCSLHISNAIQYVVEFAKRIDGFMELCQNDQIILLKAGCLEVLLLRMIRAFNPLNNTVLFEGKFGGVQMFKALGCDDLISAVFELGRTLCRLQLSDEELALFTAAVLLSPDRPWLTESKKVQKLQDKIYVALQHEIQKKHSAEDKLSKMVSKLPLMKTICNLHLDKLEFFRLLHPETAMNFPPLYKEVFNSELQYSDPRES; from the exons CCCAAATCGAGGTGATCCCCTGCAAGATCTGCGGGGACAAGTCCTCGGGGATCCACTACGGCGTTATCACCTGCgaaggctgcaag GGTTTTTTCCGGCGGAGTCAGCAGAACAATGCCTCCTACTCCTGCCCAAGGCAGAGGAACTGTTTGATTGACCGAACCAACAGAAACCGCTGCCAGCACTGCCGACTGCAGAAATGCTTGGCGTTGGGCATGTCCCGCGATG CGGTGAAGTTTGGCCGCATGTCCAAGAAGCAGCGGGACAGCCTCTACGCCGAGGTACAGAAGCACCAGCAGAGACAGGAGCAAAGTGGTGGCCCCAAGGATGAGCCCGAACCTCTGAGTCGCATCTACACCACCAGTGTCAGCAGCGGCCTCTCAGACCTGGACGACATCTCCACGCTGTCTGATGGGCTCCTCTTCGACTTCCCCCTCACTcctgatggcagcagcaccTACTACAACCTCGACCTGCTGgcctcagcacagccctcaccAGATCAATCCAGCCTGGATGTGGCCGACACCACGCTCATCAAGCAGGAATCCATCTATGAGCTGATGCTGGAGCCAGCCCTGTTTGCACATGGTGCACTGGAGGGCAGCCAGCTGGCTGGGGAGATCTCCGTCCTTGAGATCG ACCGGATTGCCCAAAACGTGGTGAAGTCGCACCTGGAGACCTGTCAGTacacagcagaggagctgaagcACCTGGCCTGGAGCCTGTACTCCCCAGAGGAGATTCGTGCCCTGCAGAGCAAG agctgtgAGGCCATGTGGCAGCAGTGCTCACTGCACATCTCCAACGCCATCCAGTACGTGGTGGAGTTCGCCAAGCGCATCGATGGCTTCATGGAGCTCTGCCAGAACGACCAGATCATCCTCCTCAAAGCCG GTTGCCTCGAGGTGCTCCTGCTGCGCATGATCCGCGCCTTCAACCCCCTGAACAACACTGTGCTCTTCGAGGGGAAGTTCGGCGGCGTGCAGATGTTCAAGGCACTCG GATGTGATGACCTCATCAGCGCCGTCTTCGAGCTGGGGAGGACCCTGTGCCGCCTGCAGCTGTCGGATGAGGAGCTCGCCCTGTTCACTGCTGCCGTGCTGCTCTCCCCGG ACCGCCCGTGGCTGACGGAGTCCAAGAAGGTGCAGAAGCTTCAGGACAAGATCTACGTGGCCCTACAGCACGAGATCCAGAAGAAACACTCCGCTGAGGACAAGCTCTCAAAG ATGGTCTCCAAGCTGCCCCTGATGAAGACCATTTGCAACCTGCACTTGGACAAACTGGAATTTTTCCGTCTCCTGCACCCGGAGACGGCCATGAACTTCCCACCCCTCTATAAGGAGGTCTTCAACTCGGAGCTGCAGTACAGCGACCCACGGGAGAGCTAA
- the LOC107325652 gene encoding nuclear receptor ROR-beta-like isoform X3, protein MRAQIEVIPCKICGDKSSGIHYGVITCEGCKGFFRRSQQNNASYSCPRQRNCLIDRTNRNRCQHCRLQKCLALGMSRDAVKFGRMSKKQRDSLYAEVQKHQQRQEQSGGPKDEPEPLSRIYTTSVSSGLSDLDDISTLSDGLLFDFPLTPDGSSTYYNLDLLASAQPSPDQSSLDVADTTLIKQESIYELMLEPALFAHGALEGSQLAGEISVLEIDRIAQNVVKSHLETCQYTAEELKHLAWSLYSPEEIRALQSKSCEAMWQQCSLHISNAIQYVVEFAKRIDGFMELCQNDQIILLKAGCLEVLLLRMIRAFNPLNNTVLFEGKFGGVQMFKALGCDDLISAVFELGRTLCRLQLSDEELALFTAAVLLSPDRPWLTESKKVQKLQDKIYVALQHEIQKKHSAEDKLSKMVSKLPLMKTICNLHLDKLEFFRLLHPETAMNFPPLYKEVFNSELQYSDPRES, encoded by the exons ATGCGAG CCCAAATCGAGGTGATCCCCTGCAAGATCTGCGGGGACAAGTCCTCGGGGATCCACTACGGCGTTATCACCTGCgaaggctgcaag GGTTTTTTCCGGCGGAGTCAGCAGAACAATGCCTCCTACTCCTGCCCAAGGCAGAGGAACTGTTTGATTGACCGAACCAACAGAAACCGCTGCCAGCACTGCCGACTGCAGAAATGCTTGGCGTTGGGCATGTCCCGCGATG CGGTGAAGTTTGGCCGCATGTCCAAGAAGCAGCGGGACAGCCTCTACGCCGAGGTACAGAAGCACCAGCAGAGACAGGAGCAAAGTGGTGGCCCCAAGGATGAGCCCGAACCTCTGAGTCGCATCTACACCACCAGTGTCAGCAGCGGCCTCTCAGACCTGGACGACATCTCCACGCTGTCTGATGGGCTCCTCTTCGACTTCCCCCTCACTcctgatggcagcagcaccTACTACAACCTCGACCTGCTGgcctcagcacagccctcaccAGATCAATCCAGCCTGGATGTGGCCGACACCACGCTCATCAAGCAGGAATCCATCTATGAGCTGATGCTGGAGCCAGCCCTGTTTGCACATGGTGCACTGGAGGGCAGCCAGCTGGCTGGGGAGATCTCCGTCCTTGAGATCG ACCGGATTGCCCAAAACGTGGTGAAGTCGCACCTGGAGACCTGTCAGTacacagcagaggagctgaagcACCTGGCCTGGAGCCTGTACTCCCCAGAGGAGATTCGTGCCCTGCAGAGCAAG agctgtgAGGCCATGTGGCAGCAGTGCTCACTGCACATCTCCAACGCCATCCAGTACGTGGTGGAGTTCGCCAAGCGCATCGATGGCTTCATGGAGCTCTGCCAGAACGACCAGATCATCCTCCTCAAAGCCG GTTGCCTCGAGGTGCTCCTGCTGCGCATGATCCGCGCCTTCAACCCCCTGAACAACACTGTGCTCTTCGAGGGGAAGTTCGGCGGCGTGCAGATGTTCAAGGCACTCG GATGTGATGACCTCATCAGCGCCGTCTTCGAGCTGGGGAGGACCCTGTGCCGCCTGCAGCTGTCGGATGAGGAGCTCGCCCTGTTCACTGCTGCCGTGCTGCTCTCCCCGG ACCGCCCGTGGCTGACGGAGTCCAAGAAGGTGCAGAAGCTTCAGGACAAGATCTACGTGGCCCTACAGCACGAGATCCAGAAGAAACACTCCGCTGAGGACAAGCTCTCAAAG ATGGTCTCCAAGCTGCCCCTGATGAAGACCATTTGCAACCTGCACTTGGACAAACTGGAATTTTTCCGTCTCCTGCACCCGGAGACGGCCATGAACTTCCCACCCCTCTATAAGGAGGTCTTCAACTCGGAGCTGCAGTACAGCGACCCACGGGAGAGCTAA